Sequence from the Candidatus Hydrogenedentota bacterium genome:
ATCCCGCTTCGATATCACTTTCCCCGTGGGCCGCGATGCCGATCCCTTTGTTACCTTTGGGAATTATCATGTCAATGCCATTCCACAAACCGTATTGATTGATAAAGAGGGCGTACTCCGCTATGCGGAAACGGAAGGGCGTATCTTGGAGCTGATCAAAGCACTACGGCGGCACTAGCCGTGAAAAGGAAGCGTGGCGGGATAGTGCAGGGCGCGTTCAATCATCGTCTTCATCATCATTTTCGTCAAGCTGCACGGTCAACGGCTCGCTGGCTGTGGACTGGTAGGTGAGTTCATCAGTGCCCAGGATACCGCCTGTTACAATGATCTGAATCGCCTCATCAATAGACAGTCCGCAATGATAAACATCTTCCGGCGGCATCAGCAAAAATATCCCTACCGTGATATTGGGCGCCGTGGGAATGAAAACACGATAAAAGAAACGGCCGTCATGGAAAGTGATAGTGCCGACAGCAAAGCCTATCGCTTTCAAGCCCGGCCGTGGATATTCAATCATAACAGGCGTTTTGGGATAAGAAAGTTTGTCCCTAAAATGCAGTGCCTGCACGATTTGTTTGCATGCTACATATACTGATTTTACAAAGGGGATACTTTCGATAATGGAATCCATCAGGGAAAAAAGTTTTTTCCCCATAACAACAGCCGTTATCATGCCGATTAGATAAACAACGACCAAAAGTATCACAACGGAAATGAGCGGAGAGGTAAAATCGGGGATGGAGCCGGAGTATTTCCGGACTAAAGGGGCTAATTGTCCGGCCGTGAATTTATAGAGCAGTCGCAAAACAAATACGGTAATACCTGCGGGGACGACTACCAAAAGACCTGAAGTCAATTGTTTGCGAAAATGCAGTAATATCCGCGATGGACCGAAAGAGGAGGGATTCGATTGTTTCATGAGTT
This genomic interval carries:
- a CDS encoding DUF502 domain-containing protein; the encoded protein is MKQSNPSSFGPSRILLHFRKQLTSGLLVVVPAGITVFVLRLLYKFTAGQLAPLVRKYSGSIPDFTSPLISVVILLVVVYLIGMITAVVMGKKLFSLMDSIIESIPFVKSVYVACKQIVQALHFRDKLSYPKTPVMIEYPRPGLKAIGFAVGTITFHDGRFFYRVFIPTAPNITVGIFLLMPPEDVYHCGLSIDEAIQIIVTGGILGTDELTYQSTASEPLTVQLDENDDEDDD